The following coding sequences are from one Ancylobacter sp. TS-1 window:
- a CDS encoding ABC transporter ATP-binding protein: MSGHVLSISGLTITTPNGVDLVRDTHFEVGAHELVVIIGPSGSGKTSIINTLCGLIDERDGEWKIAGRLSYGEREIDLSESRSDMCGLVFQGNALFDDLSAGENVKIAADHAPRDAQVYDATPIMSLLSDIRPEQPIASCSGGQKQRIAIARTLIAGHPILILDEPNSGLDIISSRRLAGIIKDICVQRGTPVLIAAHHVDDLLPLADRVLMLDTRARTVRPVAPDMASIERAMRGLDSEGESALAAAERGAPAPQSEAWQGLARRGHPWRWFARYFAEYFWVLCASPFMLAYLGLGGAILGFVSIWFGFNYHAFGGYLKSILHDETLAGIGFVQTTISVPLIASILVVARNSAVICADLGNRTLSAQLPAMRNLAIPGLRYLVVSILIANTLSLALLTVAALATASWSALQTWQIFFPDQPPEFWQENYFRRLIEAGPALYVQLGWVFAKIVLSSVLGSGAAILIGLRPKLSVVSINNAIAKAIVIGVSLTLLSHAFFAILQFWR; the protein is encoded by the coding sequence GTGAGCGGTCACGTCCTCTCCATCAGCGGGTTGACCATCACCACGCCGAACGGCGTCGATCTGGTGCGCGACACCCATTTCGAGGTCGGCGCGCATGAGCTGGTGGTCATCATCGGGCCGAGCGGAAGCGGCAAGACCAGCATCATCAACACGCTCTGCGGCCTCATCGACGAGCGCGACGGCGAATGGAAGATCGCCGGCCGGCTCAGCTATGGCGAGCGCGAGATCGACCTCTCGGAAAGCCGCAGCGACATGTGCGGCCTCGTCTTTCAGGGCAACGCGCTGTTCGACGATCTAAGCGCCGGCGAGAACGTGAAGATCGCCGCCGACCACGCTCCACGGGATGCGCAGGTCTACGACGCCACGCCGATCATGTCGCTCTTGTCGGACATCCGGCCCGAGCAGCCCATCGCCTCGTGCAGCGGCGGCCAGAAGCAGCGCATCGCCATCGCCCGGACGCTGATCGCCGGCCATCCGATCCTGATCCTCGACGAACCCAATTCCGGTCTCGACATCATCTCCTCGCGGCGGCTCGCCGGCATCATCAAGGACATATGCGTCCAGCGCGGCACCCCCGTGCTGATCGCCGCGCATCATGTCGACGACCTGCTGCCGCTGGCCGACCGCGTGCTGATGCTCGACACCCGCGCGCGCACCGTGCGCCCGGTGGCGCCGGACATGGCCTCGATCGAGCGGGCCATGCGCGGGCTCGACAGCGAGGGCGAGAGCGCGCTGGCGGCCGCCGAGCGGGGCGCGCCGGCGCCGCAGTCCGAGGCGTGGCAGGGGCTGGCGCGGCGCGGCCATCCGTGGCGCTGGTTCGCGCGCTATTTCGCGGAATATTTCTGGGTTCTGTGCGCCTCGCCCTTCATGCTGGCCTATCTCGGCCTGGGCGGCGCCATACTCGGCTTCGTGTCGATCTGGTTCGGGTTCAACTATCACGCCTTCGGCGGCTATCTGAAATCGATCCTGCACGACGAGACGCTGGCCGGCATCGGCTTCGTGCAGACGACGATCTCGGTGCCGCTCATCGCCTCCATTCTCGTCGTCGCGCGCAACAGCGCGGTGATCTGCGCGGATCTGGGCAACCGCACGCTGTCGGCGCAGCTGCCGGCGATGCGCAACCTCGCCATTCCGGGGCTGCGCTATCTCGTGGTGTCGATTCTCATCGCCAACACGCTGTCGCTGGCGCTGCTGACCGTGGCGGCGCTCGCCACCGCCTCATGGTCGGCGCTGCAAACGTGGCAGATATTCTTTCCCGACCAGCCGCCGGAGTTCTGGCAGGAGAACTATTTCCGCCGGCTCATCGAGGCGGGGCCTGCGCTTTACGTGCAGCTCGGCTGGGTGTTCGCGAAGATTGTGTTGAGTTCGGTACTCGGAAGCGGGGCGGCGATTCTCATCGGCTTGCGCCCCAAATTGTCGGTGGTATCGATCAACAACGCCATCGCCAAGGCGATTGTGATTGGCGTATCTTTGACGCTGCTGTCGCATGCGTTCTTTGCGATATTGCAGTTCTGGCGGTGA
- a CDS encoding efflux RND transporter periplasmic adaptor subunit encodes MGNRCVRLRVTRVEIAMLYYFVTTLVFAATIAATGIVTEVGTKYVARYFIENESGDFGINPPSNDPAATPASAPQMREAAGTPDARTAAATPSPIMPILLSSADGAPAYPLLKSAGAATRAAEGSYRVASLSGGVPAKDGAIKDADADANDVASTPEAAVPEASVAEAAVPPQAQPRAALDLLRDTPHRRPDGSAFLPMSTQRVFSMRWTTSHSADVAMAYEIPGHVITDPSTGTTVAVPLAGIIEANAGTFPYLGMRVRRGDLLAYLQPTVTVSERAQIEARIQQLSNQISLAEKQMERLGDVLFVRYRTNKIEAMKVQIDGYRRELISLQGALDRRESLRSTADGVISKVSAVVGGTVSQGQIVFEIVDPDALWVEAAAYDPAIAKGVRSATAITGDGRSFALAFIGGGMTLSNQAIPLRFRVVGAHEGLSVGKPVTVIVQQDKTIAGIPVPASSVIRDADGRSIVWERTGAETFMPRQVRATRIAGNQMVVESGLADGARVVTDGASLLNQIR; translated from the coding sequence ATGGGTAATCGTTGCGTGCGCCTGCGGGTGACGCGGGTCGAAATCGCTATGCTGTATTACTTTGTAACCACGCTGGTTTTTGCCGCGACCATCGCCGCGACCGGCATCGTCACCGAAGTCGGCACCAAGTACGTCGCGCGCTATTTTATCGAGAACGAGAGCGGCGACTTCGGAATCAACCCGCCGTCGAACGACCCCGCCGCGACGCCGGCCAGCGCGCCGCAGATGCGCGAGGCCGCCGGCACGCCCGACGCCCGGACGGCGGCGGCCACGCCGAGCCCGATCATGCCGATCCTCCTCAGCAGCGCCGACGGGGCGCCCGCCTATCCGCTCCTCAAGAGCGCCGGGGCAGCAACGCGCGCCGCCGAAGGTTCCTACCGCGTGGCCTCGCTTTCGGGCGGCGTGCCGGCGAAGGATGGCGCGATCAAGGACGCCGACGCCGACGCCAACGATGTGGCGTCGACGCCCGAGGCTGCCGTGCCCGAAGCTTCGGTGGCTGAGGCGGCTGTCCCGCCGCAGGCCCAGCCGCGCGCCGCGCTGGATCTCCTGCGCGACACGCCGCACCGGCGTCCGGACGGCTCGGCCTTCCTGCCGATGTCGACCCAGCGCGTTTTCTCCATGCGCTGGACGACCAGCCACAGCGCCGATGTCGCCATGGCCTACGAGATTCCCGGCCATGTGATCACCGATCCCTCGACGGGCACCACGGTGGCCGTGCCGCTGGCCGGCATCATCGAGGCCAACGCCGGCACCTTCCCCTATCTCGGCATGCGGGTGCGGCGCGGCGACCTTCTCGCCTATCTCCAGCCGACGGTGACGGTTTCCGAGCGTGCGCAGATCGAGGCGCGCATCCAGCAGCTCTCCAACCAGATCTCGCTCGCCGAGAAGCAGATGGAGCGGCTCGGCGACGTTCTTTTCGTGCGCTACCGCACCAACAAGATCGAGGCGATGAAGGTCCAGATCGACGGCTACCGCCGCGAGCTGATCTCCCTGCAGGGCGCGCTCGACCGCCGCGAGAGCCTGCGCTCCACCGCCGACGGCGTGATCTCGAAGGTCTCCGCCGTGGTCGGCGGCACGGTGAGCCAGGGCCAGATCGTGTTCGAGATCGTCGATCCCGACGCGCTGTGGGTCGAGGCGGCTGCCTACGATCCCGCCATCGCCAAGGGCGTGCGTTCGGCCACGGCCATCACTGGCGACGGCCGTTCCTTCGCGCTCGCCTTCATCGGCGGGGGCATGACGCTCAGCAATCAGGCGATCCCGCTGCGCTTCCGCGTCGTCGGCGCCCATGAGGGGCTTTCGGTCGGCAAGCCGGTGACGGTGATCGTGCAGCAGGACAAGACCATCGCCGGCATTCCGGTGCCGGCCTCGAGCGTGATACGCGACGCCGACGGGCGCTCCATCGTCTGGGAGCGCACCGGCGCCGAGACCTTCATGCCGCGCCAGGTGCGCGCCACGCGTATCGCCGGCAACCAGATGGTCGTCGAGTCCGGCCTCGCCGACGGGGCGCGCGTCGTCACCGACGGCGCCAGCCTGCTCAACCAGATCCGATAG
- a CDS encoding VacJ family lipoprotein, whose protein sequence is MIRACKTYLPLAFAGAVLLAAAPVSAQTAATSAAWDPLEPLNRATYAFNVAFVAVVAEPVISAYRAGVPTAVQTGIDNVFTNLREPLTAISSGVQGDLNNLGLSVGRFAINTTAGIGGIFDVASRIGWVSRPEDLGAAFCSYGVPTGPYLVLPFVGPTTAREAAGTVATYGITYGVAHDYTLGYVVADRAVAAASDLPLTEVTITPSDAPAAPGADAPAATIVAPSYEDSRADYLSFRQQLCTDAIPAAELKSSPLGGVIRVN, encoded by the coding sequence ATGATCCGGGCCTGCAAGACCTATCTGCCGCTCGCTTTCGCCGGCGCGGTGCTTCTCGCGGCGGCGCCGGTCTCGGCGCAGACCGCCGCCACCTCGGCGGCGTGGGACCCGCTGGAGCCGCTCAACCGCGCGACCTATGCCTTCAACGTCGCCTTCGTGGCGGTGGTGGCCGAGCCGGTGATCAGCGCCTATCGCGCCGGCGTGCCGACGGCGGTGCAGACCGGCATCGACAACGTCTTCACCAATCTGCGCGAGCCGCTGACCGCCATTTCCAGCGGCGTGCAGGGCGACCTTAACAATCTCGGCCTCTCGGTCGGGCGTTTCGCCATCAACACGACGGCGGGCATTGGCGGCATCTTCGACGTCGCCAGCCGCATCGGCTGGGTGTCGCGTCCCGAGGATCTCGGCGCCGCCTTCTGCAGCTACGGCGTGCCGACCGGCCCCTATCTGGTCCTGCCCTTCGTCGGCCCGACCACGGCGCGCGAGGCGGCCGGCACGGTCGCGACCTACGGCATCACCTATGGCGTCGCCCATGACTACACGCTCGGCTATGTCGTCGCCGACCGCGCGGTCGCCGCGGCGAGCGACCTGCCGCTGACCGAGGTGACGATCACCCCGAGCGATGCACCCGCCGCGCCGGGTGCGGACGCGCCGGCCGCCACCATCGTCGCCCCGAGCTACGAGGATTCGCGGGCCGACTATCTCTCCTTCCGCCAGCAGCTCTGCACGGATGCCATTCCCGCGGCCGAGCTGAAGTCCAGCCCGCTCGGCGGCGTGATCCGCGTCAACTGA
- a CDS encoding DUF6524 family protein: MARLDINPPVDFVRLFARRGLMATTLVFATYNPSGYSYFHWVTQGGELTTFQFFVGVGLFTCLVAFGRMAFLTIGYFGVTALSLLVIMSLIAGVGLGFFAFDDVHITTYFVLFWIALVIGVGTSWSFVQKRISGERDVLRTPP, encoded by the coding sequence ATGGCACGGCTGGACATCAACCCGCCGGTCGACTTCGTCCGCCTGTTCGCGCGGCGCGGGCTCATGGCAACCACGCTGGTGTTCGCCACCTACAATCCCAGCGGCTATTCCTATTTCCACTGGGTCACGCAGGGCGGCGAGCTGACGACCTTCCAGTTCTTCGTCGGCGTCGGGCTGTTCACCTGCCTCGTCGCCTTCGGCCGCATGGCGTTCCTGACCATCGGCTATTTCGGCGTCACCGCCCTGTCGCTGCTGGTCATCATGTCGCTCATCGCCGGCGTCGGCCTCGGCTTCTTCGCCTTCGACGACGTGCACATCACGACCTATTTCGTGCTGTTCTGGATCGCGCTGGTGATCGGCGTCGGCACCAGCTGGTCGTTCGTGCAGAAGCGCATTTCGGGCGAGCGCGACGTGCTGCGCACGCCGCCCTGA
- a CDS encoding DUF6524 family protein: MRIRRPRPRNFGFAMFAVRLFGALFLVLSTYNASGYSLVHWIGERWSQDWLVQLPILCLYVVVYMLLIRVTTRQLRAPGIALTVALLGSLAYLLVDAGVVPLRDMSDLLPIVLYMYGGLIAIGMCWASAWVMLTGQVSVDNLNA, encoded by the coding sequence TTGCGCATCCGCCGCCCACGCCCGCGCAATTTCGGCTTCGCCATGTTCGCGGTGCGCCTGTTCGGCGCGCTGTTCCTGGTGCTGTCGACCTACAATGCGAGCGGCTATTCGCTGGTCCACTGGATCGGCGAGCGCTGGTCGCAGGACTGGCTGGTGCAACTGCCGATCCTCTGCCTCTACGTCGTCGTCTATATGCTGCTGATCCGCGTCACGACGCGCCAGCTTCGCGCGCCGGGCATCGCCCTCACGGTCGCCCTGCTCGGCTCGCTCGCCTATCTGCTGGTCGACGCGGGAGTGGTCCCGCTGCGCGACATGAGCGACCTGCTGCCCATCGTGCTCTACATGTATGGCGGGCTGATCGCCATCGGCATGTGCTGGGCCTCGGCCTGGGTGATGCTGACGGGTCAGGTGAGCGTCGACAATCTGAACGCCTGA
- a CDS encoding cation diffusion facilitator family transporter: MNASAEPAHPPHDHEPHAHPPGAHASGGKGGHGAGDGHDHGIAVTDDSQMRVFWVMIFTGGYMIAQATGGWLSGSLALIADAGHMLSDTIALFLSWMAFRLSRRPSDERRTFGYHRFQVLAALANGATLFLIAIWVVYEAIERFAEPVEVLGGPMLIVAVIGLLVNVGGVLVLRGGDRRNVNMRGALLHVVGDLLGSVAAISAALVILATGWMPIDPILSVFVSLLILRSAWSLIASSFNILMEGVPDEMQGTAVSDELLTIEGVAGVHHFHVWGLTGERLLASLHLVLAEGASAREVKASVRARMAERFGIDHVTIETEGPDEHPEGTPPLFVTAGH; the protein is encoded by the coding sequence ATGAACGCCTCCGCCGAGCCGGCGCACCCGCCGCACGACCATGAGCCTCACGCCCACCCGCCGGGCGCGCACGCCTCCGGCGGCAAGGGCGGCCATGGGGCCGGCGACGGCCACGACCACGGCATCGCCGTGACCGACGACAGCCAGATGCGCGTCTTCTGGGTGATGATCTTCACCGGCGGCTACATGATCGCGCAGGCGACGGGCGGCTGGCTTTCCGGGTCTCTGGCGCTGATCGCCGATGCCGGGCACATGCTCTCCGACACCATCGCGCTGTTTCTCTCCTGGATGGCGTTCCGGCTGAGCCGGCGGCCGAGCGACGAGCGCCGCACCTTCGGCTATCACCGCTTCCAGGTGCTGGCGGCGCTGGCCAATGGCGCGACGCTGTTCCTCATTGCCATCTGGGTGGTCTACGAGGCGATCGAGCGTTTCGCCGAGCCGGTCGAGGTGCTGGGCGGACCGATGCTCATCGTCGCCGTCATCGGCCTGCTGGTGAATGTCGGCGGCGTGCTGGTGCTGCGCGGCGGCGACCGGCGCAACGTCAACATGCGCGGCGCGCTGCTGCATGTGGTGGGCGACCTGCTCGGCTCGGTGGCGGCGATCTCGGCCGCGCTCGTCATCCTCGCCACCGGCTGGATGCCGATCGACCCGATCCTGTCGGTCTTCGTGAGCCTGCTCATCCTGCGCAGCGCCTGGTCGCTGATCGCCTCCTCGTTCAACATTCTCATGGAGGGCGTGCCGGACGAGATGCAGGGCACGGCGGTGTCCGACGAACTCCTCACCATCGAGGGCGTCGCCGGTGTGCATCATTTCCACGTCTGGGGCCTGACCGGCGAGCGCCTGCTGGCCTCGCTGCATCTCGTGCTGGCCGAGGGCGCCAGCGCCCGCGAGGTGAAGGCCAGCGTCCGCGCGCGCATGGCCGAGCGCTTCGGCATCGATCACGTGACCATCGAGACCGAGGGGCCGGACGAGCATCCCGAGGGCACGCCGCCGCTCTTCGTGACCGCCGGCCACTGA
- the parA gene encoding ParA family partition ATPase, whose protein sequence is MIIGLLNQKGGVGKTTLATHIAGELAANGGRVTVIDADPQGSALDWAQTRSQNGLPRLFGVVGLAREVLHQEVPDIARANDHVIIDGPPRVTALARSTILASDFVLIPVQPSSYDLWASMEIVQLINEAKLFKPALKAAFVVNRCITGTVVGRDVRSAFEDGIPALEAVIGQRIAFVESVATGRLVRELDKRGAAAREIAALTAEIMEQGA, encoded by the coding sequence ATGATCATCGGGCTGCTGAACCAGAAGGGCGGCGTCGGAAAGACCACGCTCGCCACCCATATCGCCGGCGAGCTTGCCGCCAATGGCGGCCGCGTCACCGTCATCGATGCCGATCCGCAGGGCTCGGCGCTCGACTGGGCGCAGACCCGCTCGCAGAACGGCCTGCCGCGCCTGTTCGGCGTCGTCGGCCTCGCCCGCGAGGTACTGCACCAGGAAGTGCCCGACATCGCCCGCGCCAACGACCATGTCATCATCGACGGCCCGCCGCGCGTGACCGCGCTGGCGCGCTCCACCATCCTGGCCTCCGACTTCGTGCTGATCCCGGTTCAGCCCTCCTCCTACGACCTGTGGGCGAGCATGGAGATCGTGCAGCTCATCAACGAGGCGAAGCTGTTCAAGCCGGCGCTGAAGGCGGCCTTCGTGGTCAATCGCTGCATCACCGGCACGGTGGTCGGGCGCGACGTGCGCAGCGCCTTCGAGGACGGCATCCCAGCCCTCGAGGCCGTTATTGGTCAGCGAATTGCTTTCGTCGAGAGCGTGGCCACCGGGCGGCTGGTGCGCGAACTGGACAAGCGCGGCGCGGCCGCAAGGGAAATTGCGGCACTGACCGCCGAGATCATGGAGCAGGGAGCATGA
- a CDS encoding efflux RND transporter permease subunit, with product MFAFLVNISLRARLLVIVLFAGGMVYGGVSLTNLPIDVLPDLNKGLVTIVTEAPGLAPEEIEVQVSARIEAAMAGASGVTRVRSSSTTGLSIVFVEFGWDGNIYTDRQIVAERLAPVQLELPAGVRPIMAPISSYMGEIMLVAVSSSTLSPMDLRELADWTVGQRLKSVPGVSRIVPIGGLVKEYRVTLDMLRMSQLQVSIDQLRRALEAFGSNTGGGVVNQGDQEFLIRNVSRTQSLEDLRNIVVDHRLGQPVLLRQFAEVSFQPKQRRGSAGLEGSEAVVISVQKQPQADTVKLTHEIEQVLADLQRSMPPGTVVNEYLFRQSDFIHAAVGNLEQVLTEAIVAVAIILFLFLFNVRTTTISLVAIPVSVLTTFIVLRWLGLTINTMTLGGLAIAIGELVDDAVVDVENIFRRLRENAQKAVPLPSIEVIAAASQEVRSSIVYSTAIIVLVFVPLFALPGIEGRLFVPLGIAYIVSILASLVVSITLTPVLCSFLLPNTRGIDHQDNVLVRVLKRGNARLLHWVLGHPVPILSCILAAVVVAAAVVPTLPRSFLPRFNEGALVITMMLEPGISLDESSRIAATAEKLLQAVPEAVKVGRRTGRSEADEHALGVNVTELELELRRDMRALPAIMADVRERLGGLPGSFSISQPIALRIDHILTGVSAQVVMKIFGPDLDTLRTIGRDVEAWLKTIPGLADVNIERQVPVPQIQVHFDPDRALLYGVQPGELTQRIAQLTNGEEITEVIDGLKHFDLVVRLSEADRSTAQLGAMLIDTPAGQVPLSTIARVSETSGPNEILRENNQRRILVTANGDGTADNLVAGEIGDMMQNLKLPPGYFIVFEGVFAEQARSTLRLAGLSTISFLLVFSILYARFKSALLAGIIMANVPLALIGSVIALKISGVELSIAAIVGFVTLAGISTRNGILKINHYIHLMSHEGEVFGEKLIVRGANERLVPVLMTAASAVVALVPLLLGAHEPGKEILHPVAVVIFGGLMSATLLDTVLTPLLFQRFAPRVLDKLVETPDAHLKGAY from the coding sequence ATGTTCGCGTTTCTGGTCAATATCAGCCTTCGGGCCCGGCTTCTGGTGATCGTGCTGTTCGCCGGCGGCATGGTCTATGGCGGCGTCTCGCTGACCAACCTGCCTATCGACGTGCTGCCGGACCTCAACAAAGGGCTGGTGACGATCGTCACCGAGGCGCCGGGTCTGGCGCCGGAGGAAATCGAGGTTCAGGTTTCCGCCCGCATCGAGGCGGCGATGGCGGGTGCCAGCGGCGTCACCCGCGTGCGCTCCTCCTCGACGACCGGCCTGTCCATCGTCTTCGTCGAGTTCGGATGGGACGGCAACATCTATACCGACCGGCAGATCGTGGCCGAGCGGCTGGCGCCGGTGCAGCTTGAGCTGCCGGCGGGCGTGCGGCCGATCATGGCGCCGATCTCCTCCTATATGGGCGAGATCATGCTGGTGGCGGTCTCCAGCAGCACGCTCTCGCCGATGGACCTGCGCGAGCTTGCCGACTGGACCGTCGGCCAGCGTCTCAAATCGGTGCCCGGCGTCAGCCGCATCGTGCCGATCGGCGGTCTGGTTAAGGAATACCGGGTCACGCTGGACATGCTGCGCATGAGCCAGCTTCAGGTGTCCATCGACCAACTGCGGCGGGCGCTGGAGGCGTTCGGCTCCAACACCGGCGGCGGCGTGGTGAACCAGGGCGATCAGGAATTCCTGATCCGCAACGTCTCGCGCACGCAGAGTCTGGAAGACCTGCGCAACATCGTGGTCGACCATCGCCTCGGGCAGCCGGTGCTGCTGCGCCAGTTCGCCGAAGTCTCCTTCCAGCCCAAGCAGCGGCGCGGCTCGGCGGGGCTCGAGGGCAGCGAGGCGGTCGTCATCTCGGTGCAGAAGCAGCCGCAGGCCGACACGGTGAAGCTGACGCACGAGATCGAGCAGGTTCTCGCCGATCTCCAGCGTTCCATGCCGCCGGGCACGGTGGTGAACGAGTATCTGTTCCGCCAGTCCGACTTCATCCACGCGGCGGTGGGCAATCTTGAACAGGTGCTGACCGAGGCCATCGTCGCGGTGGCGATCATCCTGTTCCTGTTCCTGTTCAACGTCCGCACCACCACCATCTCGCTGGTGGCGATTCCGGTCTCGGTGCTCACCACCTTCATCGTGCTGCGCTGGCTCGGCCTCACCATCAACACGATGACGCTGGGCGGCCTCGCCATCGCCATCGGCGAACTGGTCGACGATGCCGTGGTGGATGTGGAGAACATCTTCCGGCGCCTGCGCGAGAACGCCCAGAAGGCGGTGCCGTTGCCGTCCATCGAGGTCATCGCCGCCGCCTCGCAGGAAGTGCGCTCCTCGATCGTCTACTCGACCGCCATCATCGTGCTGGTCTTCGTGCCGCTGTTCGCGCTGCCGGGCATCGAGGGGCGGCTTTTCGTGCCGCTCGGCATCGCCTACATCGTCTCGATCCTCGCCAGCCTCGTGGTGTCGATCACGCTGACGCCGGTGCTGTGCTCCTTCCTGCTGCCGAACACGCGGGGCATCGACCACCAGGACAATGTCCTGGTGCGCGTGCTCAAGCGCGGCAACGCCCGGCTGCTGCACTGGGTGCTCGGCCATCCGGTTCCGATTCTCTCCTGCATCCTCGCTGCCGTGGTGGTGGCCGCCGCCGTGGTGCCGACCCTGCCGCGCTCCTTCCTGCCGCGCTTCAACGAGGGCGCCCTGGTCATCACCATGATGCTGGAGCCGGGCATTTCGCTCGACGAATCGAGCCGCATCGCCGCGACGGCCGAGAAGCTGCTTCAGGCCGTTCCGGAAGCGGTGAAGGTCGGGCGCCGCACCGGCCGCTCGGAGGCCGACGAGCATGCGCTCGGCGTGAACGTCACGGAGCTGGAGCTGGAACTGCGGCGCGACATGCGCGCGCTGCCCGCCATCATGGCCGATGTGCGCGAGCGGCTCGGCGGCCTGCCCGGATCGTTCAGCATCAGCCAGCCGATCGCACTGCGGATCGACCACATCCTCACCGGCGTCTCGGCGCAGGTGGTGATGAAGATATTCGGTCCGGACCTCGACACGCTGCGCACCATCGGCCGCGATGTCGAGGCCTGGCTGAAGACCATTCCCGGCCTCGCCGACGTGAACATCGAGCGGCAGGTGCCGGTGCCGCAGATCCAGGTGCATTTCGACCCCGACCGTGCGCTGCTCTATGGCGTGCAGCCCGGCGAGCTGACCCAGCGCATCGCCCAGCTCACCAATGGCGAGGAAATCACCGAGGTCATCGACGGCCTGAAGCACTTCGACCTCGTGGTGCGGCTCAGCGAGGCGGACCGCTCGACCGCGCAGCTCGGCGCCATGCTGATCGACACCCCGGCCGGTCAGGTGCCGCTGTCCACCATCGCCCGGGTCTCCGAGACCTCCGGTCCGAACGAGATCCTGCGCGAGAACAACCAGCGCCGCATCCTCGTCACCGCCAATGGCGACGGCACCGCCGACAATCTCGTCGCCGGCGAGATCGGCGACATGATGCAGAACCTCAAGCTGCCGCCGGGCTATTTCATCGTCTTCGAGGGCGTGTTCGCCGAGCAGGCGCGCTCCACGCTGCGCCTTGCGGGCCTGTCGACCATCTCCTTCCTGCTGGTGTTCTCGATCCTCTATGCGCGCTTCAAGTCGGCGCTGCTGGCCGGCATCATCATGGCCAACGTGCCGCTGGCGCTGATCGGCAGCGTGATCGCGCTCAAGATCAGCGGCGTCGAGCTTTCCATCGCCGCCATCGTCGGCTTCGTGACGCTGGCCGGCATCTCGACGCGCAACGGCATCCTCAAGATCAACCACTACATCCACCTGATGAGCCATGAGGGCGAGGTCTTCGGCGAGAAGCTGATCGTCCGCGGCGCCAATGAGCGCCTCGTGCCGGTGCTGATGACCGCCGCTTCCGCCGTGGTGGCGCTGGTGCCGCTGCTGCTCGGCGCGCACGAGCCGGGCAAGGAGATCCTGCACCCGGTCGCGGTGGTGATCTTCGGCGGCCTGATGAGCGCGACGCTGCTCGACACGGTGCTGACGCCGCTGCTGTTCCAGCGATTCGCGCCGCGCGTGCTCGACAAGCTCGTCGAAACCCCGGACGCTCACCTCAAGGGAGCCTATTGA
- a CDS encoding DUF6524 family protein, producing MHEFGPVDLLARLLSGLALVLGTYNPYAMSYFHWITEHSGNVSAKILVGVLLLILHVVAILSSMRSLGLIGIGLLTATFASGAWVLIENGLLHVEDPRVFTFTLLVILACVYASGLSWSHLRNRLSGQVDSTDVTFNSPV from the coding sequence ATGCATGAGTTCGGACCGGTAGACCTTCTGGCCCGCCTGCTCTCCGGCCTGGCGCTGGTGCTCGGCACCTACAATCCCTACGCCATGTCCTATTTCCACTGGATCACCGAGCATTCCGGCAATGTCTCGGCCAAGATTCTGGTCGGCGTGCTGCTGCTGATTCTCCATGTGGTGGCGATCCTCTCCAGCATGCGCTCGCTGGGCCTGATCGGTATCGGCCTGCTCACCGCCACCTTCGCCTCGGGCGCCTGGGTGCTGATCGAGAACGGCCTGCTTCATGTCGAGGACCCGCGGGTGTTCACCTTCACACTTCTGGTGATCCTCGCCTGCGTCTACGCGTCCGGCCTGTCCTGGTCGCATCTGCGCAACCGCCTCAGCGGCCAGGTCGACTCCACCGATGTGACGTTCAACTCGCCGGTGTGA